Genomic DNA from Hordeum vulgare subsp. vulgare chromosome 2H, MorexV3_pseudomolecules_assembly, whole genome shotgun sequence:
aactctgaaaaggttgaaacttgacatcgtatcatcatttctcccacatagcatgtgctaaaaagttgagagggttgcgtcaaaaactggatgcacttcgtgtacaaaatgaacaatctctttcgaagtatcagggtttcgaacgaaaactcatctattgcaaaggaatttcatttttttgaacttatttgaactccatactttttgtgtgtttaaaatacaccatttaaagccacatcataaattttcaatattttctaacttcatttggtatttttcattgaATATACCTTGAGCTTTTTCCTTTTAATCTTAGTACTCTTGGAGGCTGGTGACTCTTAGGTTGTAGGAGTACTCCAGTGAGAATATACTTCCTATTTACCCTTGAAAGTTTGTGAAAGTCTGAAGGCCATCCCAgggtctaccactagtggttgagaataaTAGGGCGAGCCTTCATGGTATTGGCATGACTTTGTGGTAGCACTCATCCCCCTAACGGTGAATAACTTCCCTTCAAAGAAGTGAAAATCGAGATATATCCTTGTTTTCGTCACGTTGTTTATCCAGAACCCTAACTTCCTACTTGTGCTTTACTTTAGTCACCTTgtgatttttttggaaaaggaggaacGGAGCCCTGACCTCTGCattaatcgatgcatgcagccatattattaaatTATTTCAAGAATAAAGTCTTAGAATCATAATGTGCTCACGGTTTGAGCATAAAACCAAGTGCGTAAATAAATAAAAGCTGCCATATCTGGCGAAACCAAAAGTAGGCTACGATGTCTATACACCTATCCTATTATTAGCTCGTCATCCAAATCGGCAGAAGATAGCCCATGCAACCGTCTTCGACCGGTTGCATCCAATATCCATAAGCTCCCTGGAGtccgcaggagtgagtaacgACCACGTACAGATCCAAGCCGTAGTTCTGTAAATATACTGCAAAAAATTGTTGAAGTTCTTGCCATTAAAAATAATATCGTTTCTAGTGTCCCATATAGCCCAACCTAATGCACTTATTGTAATCCGGATATGATTCGCTATAGTTACGTCTACTCCACCGAGTCACGCCCCAAATAACGTTTCGATGCTTGTAGGTGGATTAATGTTGAAAGCTATATGAATAGTGTGCCATAAAAGTTTTTGCTAGAGGACATTCGAGAAAGAGGTGTCTTAATGTTTCATTTTGATCACAATAGCAACATTTGGAACTGCATACCCATCTTCGTTTTATCAAATTATCTTTGGCTAGTACAACTCCCTTGTGTATAAACCACATGAAAATTTTAATTCTAAGTGGCACTTTAATCTTCCAAATATGTAATGATCTCGATAGAGGCCCATAGTTAATAAGATCCATGTACATCGAGTTTACTGAAAAAATAGCTTTCGTAGCTAATTTCCAGTGAATATTATCTGACTGGTCAGAGAGTTAAACGTCCATCAATCGTTTGACCAAATGCAACCAGGAATTCCAGCGCTCTCCCACTAGAGATCTCCTCAATTGTATATTAAGAGGTATCGACTGGAATATTGCAGCAACATAATATTCCTTACGTTGTGCAATATTATATAGGGTAGGATATTGTAGAGCTAAATGCGTTTCTGACCTCAAGCCATGTGTCCTTCCAGAATCTGGTCGTGGTACCATTGCCAACTAAAATCTTCACCCGTTGTAAGAAGGTTACATTCGTCTTCATTAGCCCCTTCCAAAAGGATGAGTCATTAGGTCTAGATGTAACCTGGGCCAAAGTCTTTGATTGTAAGTACTTATTCCATAAGATTTGTACCCATAACCCGTCTATCGCAGTAGATAACCTGTATAACCATTTGCTAAGCAGACATCTATTCTTTACTTCTAACTTCTCAATGCCTAGACCTCCTTGGTCTTTGGGTCTCAAATAATATCCCACCTTGCCAATCTGTATTTCTTCTTAGCCTCATCACATTGCGAGAAGAAATGAGATTGATAAAAGTATAGTATTTTTTGTGCACCTACCGATACTTCAAAGAAAGATAGAAGAAACATAGACAGGCTTGTCAAAACCGAGTTTATTAACACAAGCTGGCCTTCAAAAgacataagcttgcccttccagcaacttgGTCTTTTTTTCGAATCTATCTTCAATACATTTCTATTCCCTATTCGTCAATCTTCTATAATGAATGGGAATCCCTAGGTAACTAAACGGCAAAGATACCATATCACATCCGAATAGTTGCCTGTAAGCATCTTGTTCCTCTTTTGCTCTCCCAAAACAAAACAATTCGCTTTTGTTAAAATTTATTTTTAGTCGAGACAATTGTTCAAATAGGCAAAGCACAAGCTTCATATTCCTAGCTTTTGCGATATCGTGTTCCATATATACGATTGTGTCATCCGCGTATTGTAGTATGGACACTCCCCCCTCTACAAGGTGTGGTACAATTCCTCCTACTTGATCGTTCTCTTTAGCCCGACTAATAAGGACTGCCAACATATCCGCTACTATGTTGAACAACACTTGAGACATGGAATCTGCTCAGTCCCTTATGCGTCTGAAAATAATGACCTATGTCCTCATTAACTTTAATCCCAACACTACCTTTCTGAATGAAAGCATCCACCTAATCCCTCCATGATTCGTTGAACCCCTTCATACGCACAACCTGTTGAAGGAATGGCCATTTGACCTTATCATATGCCTTCTCGAAATCCACTTTAAAGATAACACCATCAAGTTTCTTTGTGTGGATTtcgtgcaacatttcatgcaagATAATGACCCTTTCTAGGATATGTTTTCGAGGCATGAAAGTTGTCTGAGTTGGTTGGACTACTGAATGGGCTATCCACATCAGCCTATTCGTGCCAACCTttgtaaaaaaattgaaactgacATTAAGCAGGCATATCGGTCTGAACTGCTCAATGCGAATAACCTCCACCTTCTTTGGCAACAACGttattgttccaaagttaaggtgaaATAGCTATAACTcaccattaaacaaatcatggaaCATAGGCAAAAGATCACCCTTTATAATGTGCCAACACTTCTATAAAATTCCCCCAGAAACCCATCTGATCCCGATGCCTTATTTTGCTTCATTTGTCCTATTGCGTCAAACACTTCTTTCTGTGTAAACAGAGCTGACAATACCTCATTCTCATCTGGACTGAGCTGAGAAATGTTACATGTTGCGCTCTCATCCAGAGAAACAAAATTATATTTGGGTTCACCAAAAAGTTTCTTATAATACCCGGAGATGTACAACTTTAGGTTTTCATGTTCTACAATTGTACCCTCATCCTGTTCAAGTTGAATTATTTTCTTCTTCCTatgcttgccatttgcaatcatgtgCATGAATTGTGTGTTATCATCCCCATGGACCACCTTCGTCACCTTTGCTCGAAGGgcccatttcatctcctcctctctcAGAAGAGTTCTCAATTTATTCTCAGCCTCAatcttgatattcctatctggcaTATTAAGAAGTGTAGACTCTGCTTTCACATCTAACTCATTAATGAGCTGAATAAGCCTCTCTTTTTTCACTTTGTGGCCTTGTGAATTGTGTTTGATAGATCATGTTAGTCACTCGATTTTATATCGTGCATCTTTTAAAACTTGGCAATAATCAATTAAAATTTGTAATTATAGTAttcaccccctctctcctctaGGTCCATTCGTTCCTTTCAACCTTGGTCTGGCCATCACTGCTTTAGCTGACAATATAGATTGGGTCAACCTCCCCTATGTCCATTTTGTTTGGAGTAGACAATAAAATATCTGAAACTTAGATGGTCAAGAAGAAAATATGCTTTGCAATTTAGCTGATTACCTCCAAAACTAGGTTTTTGACTTAGATTAGTTCTGTAAATTATAGGACAGTTTCAAACTTCATCTACAACTGGGTAAATGACGTGTGTCACTCGTAAATGATTCTTCATGCTTACACAGACCAATACAATTGCAGGACATCGGCGGTCCATATCTTAGGCATAGGCGTCTCTTAAACCAAAATGACGGGACATGACTTAACCCATAATCCACCATTATCAAATTTGTAGTTCATTTAAAATTTATCAAAATTTTAATATGTTATCAGTCTCCTTGAATAACATAGGTATTATTTTACAGATTAAGAGGTCACTTCTTGTGTAGATCCATTCCATTCCACCGAGTGCATGCACCTGTTCTACCCGATTACATTTAGGAAGTCATGAGGCCTCCTTCGGTTACATGACAAATGGGAGGGATTGATAGGTATTGGCAGGGATTAAATCCCATCTATGTCAAATTCTTTCGAAATCCCCTTCAATCCACTCTAATCCACCTGGGGAGTGGCTTAACCGAACAAGGCGGCCTCAGTAATATGTCTTCCATTCGTCCATCCATGCCTTCTACCTACCGGCCTTCAAGGTCCGTAATGATCATCTGGAAGTTGCTAGACGTGTCCTCCTGCCTATTGAGATGATCGTCCCGAGTGCTCACTGGCATGCAGACCACCGGTCGAAGTGGCCGCCTTGGCACCTGTTGCTGCGACAACATGGGGATCACAACAGCCATTTGCGGCCGTTGGCTCGGGCTCTCTTGAACGCACAATAACCCTACCTGGATGCACGTCGCCGCCTGCTCTAGCTCCTCATGGGAGCAGTCATCGCGCACAGTTGGGTCAAGGAGCTTGaggcttttgttttcttcaaataGCTTCCACGCCTGCAAAATTTTATTCTATTTTGTCAAGGTCAACAAGTTTCAGACTTGGCCGTGTAGGCACAACATTACAAATTAGAATAAATGTTATAGAATCACATAAATCTCATTTTTTCGGTTGCATGAAAGGTAATTGATTGATTACATGAGCTATGAGGTTGAAATTTCGTTGGTTCCTCCTCCCACTGACGATCTCGAGCAACAACACACCAAAACTGTACACATCCTGCATGAATGATACCATGCCGTCCATGGCGTACTCCGGTGCCATGTAACCACTGTCACCGCACGACAACCATACAAAAACCGTCAGAAAATCCAGATAAAATTTTTGATGGAAATTTTAGTACTCCTACTTGACCATTGGTATGCAAAGTTGTAGTCCTTACAATGTCCCAACAATCCTTTCCGTGACGGTGGAATCCTGGTTGTCGTCGATGTTGCTGAACAACTTCGCGATTCCGAAATCCGATATCTTGGCGACCATCTCTCCATTAAGGAGAACGTTGGCTGCCTTGAGATCTCGGTGGATCATAGTGTGCCTCGAATCCTGATGAAGGTAGAGAAGCCCTCTAGCAACGCCAAGGATGATGTCCATCCTAGTCTTCCAGCTCAAAGTGGCACGCCTCCTCAGATCTGTTGGCGATTTTGCATAATTAATTTTTCTGAGTTAAGTTCCGACGGTACAAATGGTGGTGATTGTTTTGCTAACTGGGGGTAAAAAGAAACGCACCAAAGATGAAGTTGTCCAAGCTCTTGTTACTCATGTACTCGTAGACGAGTATCCTATCAGAGTAGTGGATGCAACAGCCAAGCAGGCGTACAAGGTTGCGATGCTGCAGCCTGGCAATGAGGTCCACGTCGTTCTTGAACTCTTTCATGCCTTGCACTCTGTTGTTAGTTGACAACTTCTTCACAGCAATTTTCTGGCCATCTTGCATTTGACCCTGGTAAATTTAGTTCAGTTATACTCTGAACAGGCAACCTCCATCTCACCATGTCATGCATGTCATAAAGATTACATAGAATTGATTGGAGTTGGCGCTCCACATTAATTGTTGGGATCTGGATTAAAGAGTGAAAGTAGGAACTAAGGCCGGCAAGAGATGATATAACTATTAGCTGAAGGGTCCTCTGTTGTCAAATATTAAAGGAAATTTTATTGGCAAACTCTacattgctacaagaatttgtggAGATGGGtctaagaaaatgaaacagatggAATGACATATATTAATCTGACTTGTGATGATTTTTCATTACTGTATTATCTTTTGTTTATTGCTAAAATTTCTCTAACTATTAAGTGTTAACATAACATAATTTTTGTTTAGTGCAATAACTATATGTCCTAGTTACATGTCTCTTAACATATACTATAATACTAATCTTCCTGGAATTTAAGAGCCCACATTCAATTGAGGTCCTCAATTGACATTGTGACCCCCAATTTTGACTGGGTCAACAATTTTTCAAAACTCTCtcatttaattattttatttatacCTCTATAATACTATACTCCTTAGTTTTAAAGTGTCCACATTCAATTGAGGTCTTCAAAACTCCAATTAAAATTGGGTCACCCGATTTTGACTcggtcaacaatttctcaaaacTCACTCGTTCATTTCTATAGACAAATACACTACTCTTTCTAATGGGTTTAGTTTACGATTTTGACCGAACTAACAGTTCTTCAAATCAATCAACAATAACCGGCCTATAAGAACATATCAATCACACTCATGCTGCCGTCGACTTCAAAATTTTCCCATGTATATAAGGTTGGTTGGCATATAATATAAAATCATACCACGAGAGGCCCATCAAATTACCAAATTATATATAAAAAAACTATGTCATCTCCCCCACACGTCAAACAAAATATTTCAttagtttcaaaatataaggggtATTAGTTTTTTGTaaagtcaaattcttcaactttgACCAAACAAGTATCATCATCCACAACATTaaataaaaaatatgaaaatcCATTAACGATGAATCTGATCACAACAATTTGATattatgaatttatatttttctacaAATTTTATCAAATTTAAAAGGTTTGACATTAAAAAAAGCAATACACATTGTATCTTAAAACAAAATGATTAGATTTTTTTAATCTAACAGCGCAACAAAGCGCGCCCAGCCTTCTAGTCTAGATACCAAAGCACTCGGAATCATCTAGCTTGTCATAAAAGTACTACATGAGTAGTTGTACTATCTTACTATTGTTTATACAACCACGAGAAATTTCATTTATGATTGACATAGATTGATTGTAATATTGCAATGTGTCAAGCATTATCACCTTGTAAACAATGCCAAAGCCACCGCGCCCAATTTCGTTCTCGGGATGAAATCCACCGGTGGCGGCTCTGATGGTTTCGAAATCGTACATGGGACATTTGCCTCTGATGATGCCATCAAACATGGTAGCTGTAAAAATAAAGAAGGAAGCTACAAGACGTGAACAATAGAGCAAGCAACAGTTTGAGATTATCCTGCTGAAACACACCAAGGACTATCACCTTCCTTGTTGCGTCGGACCTTCCTCCAAATCAGGAAGCCAGGCAATAGCAGAAGAACCACAAATCCTATTATCACTGTTGTGATGATCGCGGCAAACTTCTTAGTGTTGGCTGGCTTTGGCGCAGTGTGTGCATCaagttaaatgcatgaaaattgtGGGATCCATGAGTAAGATTAAGATGCACCGGTCGTAATGTGTGAGCTTGATTTGTTTGTCCTGGTAGGTGATTGACAAGGACACAAGTGACTGGAAATATCATTGTGTGCACCTACACTAGGTAGCATAATACTATTTCATTAGGTAAACGTGAAATGTTACGTTTGATTAGCTATATGTTCAAGGTAAATTTTTTTCCTTCAACTATGTCCTATTTAGAGCAAAATAAAAAATGTTATACCCTCATTCAAAGTCCTACTTAGAATATGGTTATTTTGTAACTATGTGAAATTTTATGATTTTCAGTAGTATTGTTGGCTGGAGACTATATCTTCTTTTAGCAACTTATACTATACTTCTCGAATTTTCTGTTTAGCACTTATTTatgaataaaaataataatgatatctATGGCTCAATTGGACATGATTCCTCTCTTGTATCAACATTCTAGTGTTAAAAGAATTTTCTTAACAAAATCTAATAAGAATTGGTTTTGGTGACTTATTCACCATATAGTATAGGTTAATCTGACACGTATCTACCTAAACAGACATATAAGAATGGATACTTTCAGACATTGATCAATGCAAACAACTGAGAGAGAGGCTGCGTTACATTGATACTATCACCTAGTTCAAACGTTGCATAATTTTTTTTGGTTGTGCATTTCGACCGGGTGAGTCATGGACCTGAAAATTTAAGGTCTTTCCTATGTCTTTTTCCCCTTACGACCACAAAAAATGATGTATTACACTACTGGTCACAACACACGCTAGACAAACCAAGACTGGGGATAAATCCATGAATAGTCACActgatattttgtttttgagGGAATAGTCACACTGATTGTTTTTTTAGGGTATAGTCACACTGAGTTCTCAGTGTGCTGAATACGCTGCATATTTACATGTCGGAATTGATTGGCATGGATTACAAACAAGGTCCAACAAGAGCATTGAACAAGACTAATACTTCAATTTTTAGTGTACTTCAATTAGTGTGACACTACGCCTAGTAGATAGAGAATAATAGAATGGTACTGTGACGATATCCACCCAATTTATCTCAGAAAAAATCCTACTTGGTCAAAATGATTTGGTTCAATTCATATTTACTGTTAAAAATAATCTTAACTTTGTCGATTCCTAGAGTTATACATGTTATTTTCTTGGCCAGCATTATCAATCAACCGGATGAcaatcatatactccctccgttcctaaatataagtctttatagaggtttcactagtggactacatacggatgtatatagatatattttagagtgtacatttaatcattttgcttcgtatgtagaccactaatgaaattgcttaaaagacttatatttaggaacggagggagtatattttaaACCGCCTTGCGAGCCGTGCTATTGGACCGAGTCAACCGTCTGATTTTCTGGGGCGTTTGGCTATACAAAACCGCGTTCACACACACATAGGCATGCAAGGCGTGGCAGTGCATTTGGCCTTACACTCTGGCGTGAAGATTTTCAGCCGTATACTTGTGATGGCATGGCATAAAAAAATAAGGTATTCTAGCAAGTGTATGGTAGTAGCGTCATGGTAGCAATGTATAACAATGGAAGCCAAATGATAGTCTCTATTATAACGAAAGTGTTGCTGCAAAGACAAGCACGAGAGTGGCTGCTACGAATGAGGCACACTACAAGTCAAGACGATcgatgttgctgctgctgcaggCGTTAGTGTGAGGCCGCAAGCAGGTCAACGCTGGATGGCCGATTCTGCGATGGTGACCCGCTTCCTACGACGACCACGACAATGCTACGAGGAGTGTTGGGACGGCATGCTTCGACAGCCACGACGATGGCGCGAGCCATTATGTCCTTCGACGGACTCAATGATGCTGCAACGGCATGCCGGCTGCTTTTATGATGCTGCGACGGCGTGTGTCGACTACCATGGTGATGCTGCGATGGCTACCCGACTGCATGGATGGTGCCGCGACAATGTGCTTTGATGGCCGCACCAATGCTGCGATGGCAGCTTGGATGCTTCGATGATGCTGCGACGACATGCTTCAACAGGCATGGCGATGTTTTTCAAAAGGCCATGGTATGCTTCGATGACATGCATCGACGGCCGTGGCGATGCTACAACGGCCACGACGATGGCATGAGCCATTGTGTGCTTCAACGACAACGGTGATGCTACAACGGCTGGTTGCTGCCTCGATGATGTTGCAAGGGTGTGTGTCGACGGCCATGGTGATGATGCGATGGCCGCCCGACTGCTTCGATGATGTTGTGACAATGTGCTTTTGATGGCCGCATCAATGCTATGATGACAGCTTGGGTGCTTCGAGGACATGCTTCAACGGGCATGACGATGTTTTTCAAACGGTCGCGGTGTGCTTGGATGACATGTGTCGACGGCCGCGGCGATGCTACAACTGCCACAGCGATGGCACGAGCCATTGTGTGCTTCGACGGCAACGTCGATGCTGCAATGGCTGGTCGGATGCCTCGATGATGCTGCAACGACGTGTGTCCACGATCATGGTGATGCCGCGATGGCTGCACGACTGCTTCAATGATATTGTGACAACGTGCTTTGATAGCCGCATCAATGCTACGATGACAGCTTGGTTGCTTCGGTGTTGATGCGACGGCGATGCTTCAGCAGGCACGACGATGTTCTTCAAACGGCCTTGGTGTGCTTCGATGATATGCGTCGACGGCTGTGGCGATGCTATGATGGCAGCTTGGCTGCTTCGATGATGTTGTGATGCATGCTTCGACGACGACAATGGATGCTTCGGCAGCCGCGGCGGCTTGCTTCGTACGATCACGACGATGTGCTTTGACGACCACGATGCTGCTGCGTCGGATGCCGGCTACTTCGCCGATGCTACAAAGCCGTGCTTCTCGGCCATGGCAGTGTTGCGATAATGATATGGCTGCTTGGACGATGCTACAACAACAGTCTAGCTGCTCCGATGACGAAGCGATGACATggttcgacgacgacgacagcagacGTGACAAGGACACTACTCAAAGCATGCATTTTACATGCAGCCGCGACGCGCAATGATGTTAGGCACACAAAAAAAAAGGTCAGCGCCAGCCCGTGTACTAATTAAGCTAGCCTGCTCAGAATGATGTAAAAAGCCATGCGCTAAAGGGAAGATGAGAGAGTGGGTAGCAGCAGTAGCGGTGTAGGCACGAGCTACTCCCTCCCTTCCTAAATacaagaccttttagatattacactacatacggatgtacatagacatattttagaatgtagattcactcatgttgctttgtatgtagtcttctagtgtaatctctaaaaaggtcttatattttaaaacggagggagtacatagcaCACGCAaaggtaaataaaaatatttagcgaTCCCACCTGGACACGtgaaagtagcagcagtagaaacGCTGTGAACAAAGCAAGGATCACGTGGGCGGGTGGAGGAGGCGGCTTATGCCCAGGATAAAATTAGTCGGATGATTATAAATGTTTCCCATTGCGTGGTCTAATTTCATGTCATATGCAAGTCGTAGAATGTTTAATGTAAGTTTGCCATTGTGAGTTGTATATGTGTGCGTCTATTGTAGATTAATATGAGTGGCGGCGAGCATGCCCGGAAGCTTTGGTCATTGTCACAGGAGCTCCCCGATCAGACGGCTGCGGGCCAGCGCGCTGATGCCTACATCGCTCCCAATGGAATGAAGGGAGTAAACATTTTTTGAGCTGTCCGGAAACCGGAAACAACCCCCCATTGTTTGCCGCGTGTTCCGTTCAGAAGGGATTTAACAGGGATTGTTGGGATTAAATCCCGTCCAATCATCTGCAAACCCTTCCGAAACTAGGAAGGTTTAACCGAGCATGACCATGGAGAGAGAAAGACAGTAATTACCTTCCTTGAACCAGAAGTTCCAACATGAATTGCTTTTGACTAATATGTAGTTAGAGTCAGTGTATTCGGTATTGTTAGGGCAATCATTTGACAGACAATTACTCTATTAATATATACTTCATGTGACATAAAATTGATGTAACAAGATTTATCTTTCAAAATATTGTTGTGTGGTTATGATTTGTATTACAAAAATtgcatagtactccctccgtatcaAAATATAAGCCATTTTTCTACACTGCCATAATGTCAAAAAAAGTCTTACATTTTGATATAGAGGGAGTAATCTTTTAATTATTTGTCAAAGGATTGCCCTAACAAAAACTAACACGCTAGGTATTTTGAGACAGAGGAATCATTAGCTTTGGCGATT
This window encodes:
- the LOC123424474 gene encoding putative receptor-like protein kinase At4g00960, with amino-acid sequence MFDGIIRGKCPMYDFETIRAATGGFHPENEIGRGGFGIVYKGQMQDGQKIAVKKLSTNNRVQGMKEFKNDVDLIARLQHRNLVRLLGCCIHYSDRILVYEYMSNKSLDNFIFDLRRRATLSWKTRMDIILGVARGLLYLHQDSRHTMIHRDLKAANVLLNGEMVAKISDFGIAKLFSNIDDNQDSTVTERIVGTFGYMAPEYAMDGMVSFMQDVYSFGVLLLEIVSGRRNQRNFNLIAHAWKLFEENKSLKLLDPTVRDDCSHEELEQAATCIQVGLLCVQESPSQRPQMAVVIPMLSQQQVPRRPLRPVVCMPVSTRDDHLNRQEDTSSNFQMIITDLEGR